TCTTTATACATTACTTTATGGAGTCCTATTGGATCAATCTCGAAGATTTCACCATGCTCATGGAAACCTAATCGTTTGTAATAATCCGCTACGGTAATTCGGGCATTACACCATAGAATATTTGCTTCGCGTTCTTGGAGGACTTGTTCAGCTTTACGGATTAAGGAAGTGCCAGCATGCTGGTTTCGGAAATTAGGTAAAGTTGCCATTCCTCGTAGACGATAGTGGGTACCAGCTTGTAAGGCAGGGTATAGTTCTTTTGAAAAGGAGGCGATGCTAACAAGTTCATCATGTAGAAATGCACCTAAGTGGAAGGAGTCTATTTCGTAATCTGAATCG
This Bacillus mycoides DNA region includes the following protein-coding sequences:
- a CDS encoding GNAT family N-acetyltransferase, which gives rise to MITVKHIDASETYLLRQKILRPNQSLEDCKYDSDYEIDSFHLGAFLHDELVSIASFSKELYPALQAGTHYRLRGMATLPNFRNQHAGTSLIRKAEQVLQEREANILWCNARITVADYYKRLGFHEHGEIFEIDPIGLHKVMYKEI